A region of Mesorhizobium sp. AR02 DNA encodes the following proteins:
- a CDS encoding (2Fe-2S)-binding protein — translation MTSLPLTLTINGHRHELEVDPRVTLLDLLRERLDLTGTKKGCDRGQCGACTVLVDGKRINSCLALAVSHDGANVLTIEGVAHGEELHPVQAAFIAHDGFQCGFCTPGQIMSTLGLIAEGQAGDDPERIREGLSGNICRCAAYGGIVEAVLEAQEKLATADRRAAA, via the coding sequence ATGACCAGCCTTCCCCTCACCCTCACCATCAACGGACACCGACACGAACTGGAGGTCGATCCGCGCGTAACCCTGCTCGACCTCTTGCGCGAGCGGCTTGACCTTACCGGCACCAAGAAGGGCTGCGACCGCGGTCAGTGCGGCGCCTGCACGGTGCTGGTCGACGGCAAGCGCATCAACTCCTGCCTGGCGCTGGCGGTCAGCCATGACGGCGCCAACGTCTTGACCATCGAAGGCGTGGCCCACGGTGAAGAGCTGCATCCGGTTCAGGCCGCCTTCATCGCCCATGACGGCTTCCAGTGCGGTTTCTGCACGCCCGGCCAGATCATGAGCACGCTCGGCCTGATCGCCGAGGGACAGGCCGGCGACGATCCCGAACGCATACGCGAGGGGCTGAGCGGCAACATATGCCGCTGCGCGGCCTATGGCGGCATCGTCGAGGCCGTCCTGGAAGCCCAGGAAAAACTTGCCACAGCCGACCGGAGGGCCGCGGCATGA
- a CDS encoding TetR/AcrR family transcriptional regulator, translating to MEKKLAAADIAAEKAAVEKPLRADAQRNRDRLVEVAASVFAERGIDASLEEIARRAGVGIGTLYRHFPTREHLVEVVYRREVEALCTAAGELAAKHPSDVALEEWMRRFVDYIATKRGLATSLRILLTTNSTLFSDTSGRVSQALRQLVEAAVADGTIRDDVDASDVLHALSGIYSAPDTPEWRDRSRRLVKLLMDGLRFGAGKPAKA from the coding sequence GTGGAGAAAAAATTGGCCGCAGCCGACATCGCCGCAGAGAAGGCCGCAGTGGAAAAACCGCTGCGCGCCGACGCGCAACGCAACCGCGACCGGCTGGTCGAGGTGGCGGCATCGGTCTTTGCCGAGCGCGGCATCGACGCCTCGCTGGAGGAGATCGCGCGGCGCGCCGGCGTCGGCATCGGCACGCTCTACCGGCATTTCCCGACGCGCGAGCATCTGGTCGAGGTGGTCTACCGCCGCGAGGTGGAGGCGCTGTGCACGGCCGCCGGCGAGCTTGCGGCAAAACATCCCTCCGATGTCGCGCTGGAAGAATGGATGCGGCGCTTCGTCGACTACATCGCCACCAAGCGCGGTCTGGCGACCAGCCTGCGCATTCTGCTCACCACCAATTCGACGCTGTTTTCCGACACGTCGGGCAGGGTGTCGCAGGCCTTGCGGCAACTGGTCGAGGCGGCAGTGGCCGACGGCACCATCCGTGACGACGTCGACGCCTCCGATGTGCTGCACGCGCTGTCCGGCATCTACTCCGCGCCCGACACGCCGGAGTGGCGCGACCGCTCGCGGCGCTTGGTCAAGCTCTTGATGGATGGGCTGCGGTTCGGGGCGGGGAAACCCGCCAAGGCCTGA